One Poecilia reticulata strain Guanapo linkage group LG4, Guppy_female_1.0+MT, whole genome shotgun sequence genomic window carries:
- the ubxn6 gene encoding UBX domain-containing protein 6 isoform X2, with amino-acid sequence MKKFFDDIKKDMKFKSAGPGKKLTEDASKPAVVPSSSSTKQSRHAPTEGAQRAGAAALARVEQKHRPKVHTSQDAIRNQVKRELEAEAAALAEKDNAVTAEGSKVKDPACLSVSGVYFTCPLTGATLTKSQREVHIKEAILMRFEEDDIEASVMMVHTFNKDREKVKAAVDIISKYVDNICKNPSEEKYRKIKVSNKVFQEKVRPVEGSREFLQALGFISVMLPVEGQEEEEEFLVLPEQSDDALELMKERRDRLQRGEPVRAQLDRQPQAFRSSPNAQRFELPPEFYNLSAEELKKEQQQRTELVEKNAMLRTKAMREKEEQRERRKYNYTLLRVRLPDGNLLQATFYAWDRLPALFEFVRESLVDGWQPFELIAPGGQKLQESEEVTLVECNLVPAALLTFAWDAAVQADIAAAGGKSSAALLKPELLERIETLS; translated from the exons ATGAAGAAGTTCTTTGACGACATTAAAAAGGACATGAAATTTAAATCTGCAGGACCCGGGAAGAAGTTAACAGAAGATGCAAG TAAGCCTGCGGTGGTGCCGAGCAGCTCCAGCACCAAGCAGAGTCGGCATGCGCCCACCGAAGGAGCGCAGAGGGCAGGGGCCGCGGCCCTGGCCCGGGTCGAGCAGAAGCACCGGCCCAAGGTGCACACCTCCCAGGACGCCATCAGGAACCAGG TTAAAAGAGAGCTGGAGGCGGAGGCAGCGGCTCTGGCTGAGAAGGACAATGCAGTGACGGCTGAG GGATCCAAAGTGAAAGACCCGGCCTGCCTCTCTGTGTCCGGCGTTTACTTCACCTGCCCTCTGACCGGAGCCACGTTAACCAAGAGTCAGAGGGAGGTGCACATTAAAGAGGCCATTCTGATG CGCTTCGAGGAGGACGATATCGAGGCTTCTGTCATGATGGTCCACACATTTaacaaagacagagagaaagtgAAGGCAGCTGTGGACATCATCAGCAA gtatGTTGACAATATATGTAAGAATCCATCAGAGGAGAAATACAGAAAGATAAAAGTTAGCAACAAGGTGTTCCAG GAAAAGGTTCGTCCTGTGGAGGGCAGTCGGGAGTTTCTGCAGGCTTTGGGCTTTATAAGTGTTATGCTTCCTGTGGAGGGCCAAG aggaggaagaggagttcCTGGTGTTGCCGGAGCAGAGCGACGACGCCCTGGAGCTGATGAAGGAGCGGAGGGACCGCCTCCAGAGGGGAGAGCCGGTCAGAGCCCAGCTGGACCGGCAGCCTCAGGCTTTCCGATCGTCTCCCAACGCGCAGCGCTTCGAGCTGCCGCCCGAGTTCTACAACCTATCGgcggaggagctgaagaaggagcagcagcagag AACTGAACTGGTGGAGAAGAACGCCATGCTTCGCACAAAAGCCAtgagggagaaggaggagcagagggagaggaggaaataCAACTACACCCTGCTCAGAGTCAGACTGCCTGATGGGAACCTGCTGCAAG CCACGTTTTACGCCTGGGACCGTCTGCCGGCGCTCTTTGAATTCGTCCGGGAGTCTCTGGTGGACGGCTGGCAGCCGTTTGAGCTCATCGCCCCCGGAGGGCAAAAGCTGCAGGAGTCTGAGGAGGTCACTCTGGTCGAATGTAACTTG gttcCCGCTGCCCTGCTCACGTTTGCCTGGGATGCAGCCGTGCAGGCGGACATTGCCGCTGCAGGCGGGAAGAGCTCCGCCGCCCTCCTCAAACCGGAGCTGCTGGAGAGAATTGAGACCCTGAGCTGA
- the ubxn6 gene encoding UBX domain-containing protein 6 isoform X1, with protein MKKFFDDIKKDMKFKSAGPGKKLTEDASSKPAVVPSSSSTKQSRHAPTEGAQRAGAAALARVEQKHRPKVHTSQDAIRNQVKRELEAEAAALAEKDNAVTAEGSKVKDPACLSVSGVYFTCPLTGATLTKSQREVHIKEAILMRFEEDDIEASVMMVHTFNKDREKVKAAVDIISKYVDNICKNPSEEKYRKIKVSNKVFQEKVRPVEGSREFLQALGFISVMLPVEGQEEEEEFLVLPEQSDDALELMKERRDRLQRGEPVRAQLDRQPQAFRSSPNAQRFELPPEFYNLSAEELKKEQQQRTELVEKNAMLRTKAMREKEEQRERRKYNYTLLRVRLPDGNLLQATFYAWDRLPALFEFVRESLVDGWQPFELIAPGGQKLQESEEVTLVECNLVPAALLTFAWDAAVQADIAAAGGKSSAALLKPELLERIETLS; from the exons ATGAAGAAGTTCTTTGACGACATTAAAAAGGACATGAAATTTAAATCTGCAGGACCCGGGAAGAAGTTAACAGAAGATGCAAG CAGTAAGCCTGCGGTGGTGCCGAGCAGCTCCAGCACCAAGCAGAGTCGGCATGCGCCCACCGAAGGAGCGCAGAGGGCAGGGGCCGCGGCCCTGGCCCGGGTCGAGCAGAAGCACCGGCCCAAGGTGCACACCTCCCAGGACGCCATCAGGAACCAGG TTAAAAGAGAGCTGGAGGCGGAGGCAGCGGCTCTGGCTGAGAAGGACAATGCAGTGACGGCTGAG GGATCCAAAGTGAAAGACCCGGCCTGCCTCTCTGTGTCCGGCGTTTACTTCACCTGCCCTCTGACCGGAGCCACGTTAACCAAGAGTCAGAGGGAGGTGCACATTAAAGAGGCCATTCTGATG CGCTTCGAGGAGGACGATATCGAGGCTTCTGTCATGATGGTCCACACATTTaacaaagacagagagaaagtgAAGGCAGCTGTGGACATCATCAGCAA gtatGTTGACAATATATGTAAGAATCCATCAGAGGAGAAATACAGAAAGATAAAAGTTAGCAACAAGGTGTTCCAG GAAAAGGTTCGTCCTGTGGAGGGCAGTCGGGAGTTTCTGCAGGCTTTGGGCTTTATAAGTGTTATGCTTCCTGTGGAGGGCCAAG aggaggaagaggagttcCTGGTGTTGCCGGAGCAGAGCGACGACGCCCTGGAGCTGATGAAGGAGCGGAGGGACCGCCTCCAGAGGGGAGAGCCGGTCAGAGCCCAGCTGGACCGGCAGCCTCAGGCTTTCCGATCGTCTCCCAACGCGCAGCGCTTCGAGCTGCCGCCCGAGTTCTACAACCTATCGgcggaggagctgaagaaggagcagcagcagag AACTGAACTGGTGGAGAAGAACGCCATGCTTCGCACAAAAGCCAtgagggagaaggaggagcagagggagaggaggaaataCAACTACACCCTGCTCAGAGTCAGACTGCCTGATGGGAACCTGCTGCAAG CCACGTTTTACGCCTGGGACCGTCTGCCGGCGCTCTTTGAATTCGTCCGGGAGTCTCTGGTGGACGGCTGGCAGCCGTTTGAGCTCATCGCCCCCGGAGGGCAAAAGCTGCAGGAGTCTGAGGAGGTCACTCTGGTCGAATGTAACTTG gttcCCGCTGCCCTGCTCACGTTTGCCTGGGATGCAGCCGTGCAGGCGGACATTGCCGCTGCAGGCGGGAAGAGCTCCGCCGCCCTCCTCAAACCGGAGCTGCTGGAGAGAATTGAGACCCTGAGCTGA